The Motacilla alba alba isolate MOTALB_02 chromosome 14, Motacilla_alba_V1.0_pri, whole genome shotgun sequence genome includes a region encoding these proteins:
- the DAGLB gene encoding diacylglycerol lipase-beta isoform X2, with protein sequence MQGTISNPGPRKSLPKILYTRLLLYFPEFIWAVVGAVWVSDNSVQCEKTVINGVIGTVIASWIIIIFTIIGVVIVFDPLGGKKTFYLPDGVSRNLESSQSGQLLYNVKSSATRVWEKRIRLLCCCIVQDDDHRVAFTSIAELFRSYFSDTDLVPSDIAAGLILLHQEQDKMENCPKEPEEVLCHSPSSLVTDDLDVELENAAHFMLFAAAAYGWPYYVYTNPYTALCKLNGDCCRNRPTDSEITGSDRHNFHFGSILKITGLQYRDFIHISFHNKIYEIPFFVALDHKKEAIVVAVRGTLSFEDILTDLSADCEDLTLEEVLENGFVHKGITQAANYIYRKLINDGILNQAFTIAPEYKLVIVGHSLGGGTASILAIMLRNSFPTLRCYAFSPPGGLLSKSLADYTKHFIISVIVGKDLVARLSMPNMEDLKRRIVRIVANCNRPKYQILLRGCWYEVFGGDPDDFPTELDGRNQDALTQPLLAEESLMVHRSPSYNALEEEPHLNSPPQYPHLYLPGKIIHVIEECSSKRLCSSDIKYTARWSNETVFSSILISPKMITDHMPDVVLKALNSLSQEHGSCLSCQTREYDPSAV encoded by the exons GAACCATTTCTAATCCAGGCCCAAGAAAATCACTTCCCAAAATACTTTATACTCGCCTGCTTCTCTATTTCCCTGAATTCATCTGGGCTGTTGTAGGAGCTGTGTGGGTGTCTGACAACAGCGTGCAGTGTGAGAAGACTGTGATAAATGGTGTCATTGGGACAGTTATTGCAAG CTGGATTATCATCATCTTTACCATCATTGGAGTTGTCATTGTCTTTGACCCCCTCGGGGGGAAGAAGACGTTCTACCTGCCCGACGGTGTGAGCCGCaacctggagagcagccagtCGGGGCAGCTGCTGTACAACGTGAAGAGCTCTGCCACCAGGGTGTGGGAGAAGAGGatcaggctgctgtgctgctgcatcgTGCAGGACGACGACCACCGTGTGGCCTTCACCAGCATCGCCGAGCTCTTCCGCAGCTACTTCTCG GACACTGATCTGGTGCCCAGTGACATAGCAGCTGGTTTGATTCTGCTCCACCAAGAGCaagataaaatggaaaattgccCCAAAGAGCCTGAAGAAGTCCTGTGTCATTCTCCATCTTCTCTCGTG ACTGATGATTTGGATGTTGAGCTGGAGAATGCTGCTCACTTCAtgctgtttgctgcagctgcctATGGCTGGCCCTACTATGTGTACACCAACCCATATACTGCCCTCTGTAAGCTCAATGGTGACTG TTGCAGAAATAGACCAACAGATTCTGAAATAACAGGCAGTGATCGTCATAACTTTCACTTTGGATCCATCCTGAAAATAACAGGACTGCAGTACAGAGACTTCATTCATATCAGCTTTCATAACAAG atCTATGAGATAccattttttgttgctttggaTCACAAAAAAGAAGCTATTGTGGTCGCCGTGAGAGGAACCTTGTCCTTTGAG GACATCCTCACTGATCTGTCGGCAGACTGCGAAGACCTGACACTGGAGGAGGTTCTGGAGAATGGGTTTGTGCATAAG GGAATAACTCAAGCTGCAAATTACATCTATCGAAAACTAATAAATGATGGAATTTTAAACCAGGCTTTCACAATTGCCCCA GAATATAAACTTGTGATAGTTGGTCACAGTTTGGGTGGTGGGACAGCGTCTATCTTGGCCATCATGCTCAGGAACTCCTTCCCCACACTGAGGTGTTACGCCTTCTCTCCCCCAGGAGGGCTCCTAAG caaatcGCTTGCAGATTACACTAAGCACTTCATCATTTCAGTCattgttggaaaagaccttgtAGCAAG GTTAAGTATGCCCAACATGGAGGATTTAAAGAGAAGAATAGTGAGAATTGTGGCAAACTGCAACAGGCCCAAG TACCAGATTTTGCTGCGGGGGTGTTGGTATGAGGTGTTTGGAGGAGATCCTGATGACTTCCCAACAGAGCTGGATGGAAGGAACCAGGATGCCCTgacccagcccctcctggccgAGGAGAGTTTAATGGTTCATCGGTCGCCTTCGTACAACGCCCTTGAGGAGGAGCCACACTTGAATTCACCCCCTCAGTATCCTCATCTCTATCTGCCTGGAAAGATTATCCATGTTATTGAAGAATGCAGCTCTAAGAG gtTGTGCTCTTCAGATATTAAATACACGGCAAGATGGTCAAACGAAACCGTCttcagcagcattttgataAGTCCCAAGATGATCACAGACCACATGCCAGATGTTGTGCTCAAAGCTCTGAACAGTTTGTCTCAGGAACACGGATCGTGTCTGTCTTGTCAAACACGGGAATACGACCCCAGTGCAGTATAA